From one Ammospiza nelsoni isolate bAmmNel1 chromosome 14, bAmmNel1.pri, whole genome shotgun sequence genomic stretch:
- the TMC3 gene encoding transmembrane channel-like protein 3 yields MAAAPGSPAPRAAKSCKKQRTVKRQTGIYTYQEPPHSNSEDDAGEEKAESHDPEQIFQNIQYQKEIMSNIRCRPWPMRQKLRALRQAKEIVLKYEGRLTRTRGYQAAGAELWKKFIRLAYNFVVIFIPWEMRIKKIESHFGSGVASYFIFLRWLFGINIVLTIMTGAFVVLPELLAGAPFGSTLSKTIPKEHIASAQDLDTIWSLGGYLQYSVLFYGYYGRDRKIGKAGYRLPLAYFLVGMAVFAYSFIILLKKMAKNSRMSLASASDENYTFCWRLFCAWDYLIGNPEAAESKAAAIVNSIREAILEEQEKKKSKNLAVTISLRIIANILVLLSLAGSIYIIYFVVDRSQRLERTKKELTLWEKNEVSVVVSLITMIAPSAFELVAALEMYHPRTTLRFQLARVLVLYLGNLYSLIIALLDKVDSMSVTDSDVNSNASNSTTSLATNTLSKDDNVTIPNVQMKRNGFVMSEEHRTQGLTDSLVNQTISLNTQNPQDQCWETYVGQEMLKLSIIDMIFTVASILLIDFFRGLCVRYLSDCWCWDLESKFPEYGEFKIAENVLHLVYNQGMIWMGAFFSPCLPAFNVLKLIGLMYLRSWAVLTCNVPHQQVFRASRSNNFYLAMLLFMLFLCMLPTIFAIARYKPSLSCGPFSGQEKIYDIVSETIQNDFPTWFNTVITYISSPVVVLPALLLLFMLIYYLQSIARSLKFTNSQLRMKIQTERTEDKKKVVQMAVARIQNLDANDKRPEQETDIISQESSARSSTPRKNGSVLNFESPVSKGTRIQTISQSVPQAVPATDVVRPANATPTTSTSLTPAPSVSSVQKPRNDHITNRYPSVVHRSASELCKTKPYTPVTFKKHTDDVHSEPLFRKAIRQVNSDALGAGAPVFLGCRPYATRYFLVNENESRKKSLRSTSRLQRHFRKEEAGDIIELYPRHVRRYVVRTPHQMYSPHPSEDEEDEEELEKEFMNRSHRPRSLSDLRPASPFYIGDRADGHIVMSKDLARVHYKSWDDGFELDLDRPPYAYKKVHLNYPEPRVKPKSKQKLEQSLTESDSISIESSSDPQNSSNDQYIQVIHTKDKYPKTGAKLAKKKSKNSVDLSMSEPSELVCSNV; encoded by the exons atggcagcagctccaggctcccctgcacccagagctgccaagTCCTGTAAGAAGCAGCGCACGGTGAAGCGGCAAACCGGCATCTACACCTACCAGGAGCCTCCCCACAG CAACTCAGAAGACGATGCTGGTGAAGAGAAGGCTGAGAGCCATGACCCAGAGCAGATCTTTCAGAACATCCAGTACCAGAAGGAGATCATGTCCAATATCCGCTGCCGGCCGTGGCCCATGCGGCAGAAGCTGAGGGCGCTCAG GCAGGCCAAGGAGATCGTGCTCAAGTACGAGGGGAGGCTCACCAGAACCAGAGGGTaccaggctgctggggcagag ctttggAAGAAGTTCATTCGACTTGCATACAATTTTGTGGTAATCTTTATTCCTTGGGAAATGAGAATAAAGAAAATCGAGA GTCATTTTGGGTCTGGAGTTGCCTCTTACTTCATCTTCCTGAGATGGCTGTTTGGAATCAATATTGTCCTTACCATAATGACAGGAGCATTTGTAGTCCTACCAGAG ctccTGGCCGGAGCCCCGTTTGGCAGCACGCTCAGCAAGACCATTCCCAAGGAGCACATTGCATCTGCTCAGGACCTGGACACCATCTGGTCCCTTGGG GGCTACCTCCAGTACTCTGTTCTGTTTTATGGCTATTATGGCCGGGACAGGAAGATTGGGAAAGCTGGATACCGGCTGCCTCTTGCCTACTTCCTTGTTGGAATGGCTGTGTTCGCTTACAGCTTCATCATCCTTCTAAAAAA aatgGCAAAGAACTCAAGAATGAGTTTAGCAAGTGCCTCTGATGAAAATTACACTTTCTGCTGGAGACTGTTCTGTGCTTGGGACTATTTGATAGGAAACCCTgaggctgcagagagcaaagcTGCAGCCATAGTCAACAGCATCAGG GAAGCTATAttggaagagcaggaaaagaagaaaagcaaaaacct GGCAGTGACCATCAGCTTAAGAATTATTGCAAACATCCTCGTGCTTCTGTCCCTTGCTGGAAGTATTTACATCATCTACTTTGTCGTGGATCGATCCCAAAGGCTGGAGCGCACCAAGAAGGAATTGactctttgggaaaaaaatgag GTCAGTGTAGTTGTGTCTCTGATCACAATGATTGCACCCTCTGCTTTTGAACttgtggcagctctggagatGTACCATCCAAGGACCACTCTTCGCTTCCAGCTTGCCAG AGTTCTTGTCCTATACCTGGGAAACCTCTACAGTTTAATCATTGCCCTCCTGGATAAAGTGGACAGTATGAGTGTCACT GACTCTGATGTGAACAGCAATGCAAGTAATTCTACCACCTCCTTGGCAACCAACACTCTTTCTAAGGACGACAATGTAACCATTCCTAATGTACAAATGAAGAGAAATGGCTTTGTCATGTCAGAGGAGCATCGCACCCAAGGCCTGACAGACTCACTGGTTAACCAAACAATTTCCCTTAACACCCAGAACCCACAGGATCAGTGCTGGGAGACATATGTTGGTCAA GAGATGCTCAAGCTTTCAATTATCGACATGATTTTCACAGTGGCAAGCATCCTGTTAATTGATTTTTTCCGTGGGCTGTGTGTCCGGTATCTGAGTGATTGCTGGTGCTGGGATCTAGAAAGCAAGTTT CCAGAATATGGAGAATTCAAAATTGCAGAGAACGTATTACATTTGGTCTACAACCAAGGAATGATCTG GATGGGAGCTTTCTTTTCACCTTGCTTACCAGCATTCAATGTGCTCAAGTTGATTGGACTCATGtacctgaggagctgggctgtgctcacatGCAATGTACCACATCAGCAGGTTTTCAGAGCATCTCG ATCCAATAATTTCTACTTGGCCATGCTGCTGTTTATGCTGTTCTTGTGCATGTTACCAACAATTTTTGCTATTGCCCGATATAAGCCATCCTTAAGCTGTGGCCCTTTCAG TGGTCAAGAAAAAATATATGATATTGTTTCTGAAACAATTCAAAATGATTTTCCCACATGGTTCAACACAGTGATTACTTACATCAGCAGTCCTGTGGTTGTCCTGCCTGCACTACTACTGTTATT CATGCTAATCTACTACCTACAAAGTATTGCAAGATCATTAAAATTCACCAACAGTCAGCTGAGAATGAAGATACAAACG GAAAGAACTGAAGATAAGAAAAAGGTGGTTCAGATGGCAGTAG CCAGAATCCAAAATCTGGATGCTAATGACAAAAGACCAGAGCAAGAAACTGATATCATCAGCCAGGAGTCTTCTGCTCGGTCCTCAACACCCCGAAAGAATGGCAGTGTCTTGAACTTTGAATCTCCCGTGAGCAAAGGCACCAGAATTCAAACCATTTCCCAGTCTGTGccccaagctgtgccagcaacTGATGTTGTGAGACCTGCCAATGCAACTCCCACAACTTCGACCTCTTTAACACCAGCTCCCTCTGTGTCAAGTGTACAGAAACCAAGAAATGATCATATCACAAACAG ATACCCAAGTGTTGTCCATAGGAGTGCAAGTGAGCTGTGCAAAACAAAGCCCTACACACCAGTGACTTTCAAAAAGCACACTGATGATGTCCATTCTGAGCCTCTGTTCAGAAAAGCCATTCGGCAGGTAAATTCGGATGCCCTTGGGGCAGGGGCTCCTGTATTTTTGGGATGCAGACCGTATGCTACCAGGTATTTTCTGGTTAATGAAAACGAATCCCGCAAAAAATCGCTGCGTTCTACCTCCCGACTCCAAAGGCACTTCAGAAAGGAGGAAGCAGGAGACATTATTGAGTTGTATCCACGCCATGTCAGGAGATACGTGGTTCGGACACCACACCAGATGTATTCCCCTCATCCCAGTGAagatgaggaggatgaagaaGAACTTGAGAAAGAATTCATGAACAGATCCCATCGCCCTCGCTCGCTGTCTGACCTTCGGCCAGCATCACCGTTTTACATTGGGGATCGTGCTGATGGCCACATTGTAATGAGCAAAGATCTAGCCAGAGTGCATTACAAATCCTGGGATGATGGTTTTGAGCTGGACCTGGACAGGCCTCCATATGCGTACAAGAAAGTACACCTGAACTATCCTGAACCTCGTGTGAAaccaaaatcaaagcaaaagCTGGAGCAATCTCTAACAGAGTCTGATTCCATTTCCATTGAATCCAGCAGTGATCCGCAGAACAGCAGCAATGACCAGTACATCCAGGTCATTCATACCAAGGACAAGTATCCAAAAACTGGGGCAAAACTCGccaaaaagaaatctaaaaacAGTGTTGATCTAAGTATGTCTGAGCCTAGTGAACTGGTGTGCTCAAATGTCTGA
- the STARD5 gene encoding stAR-related lipid transfer protein 5, protein MDCAGRAEEAAEQLRLYRRDPDGWRGCRSTGEVAVSWRPSAEFAGNLYKGEGVLPASPQNVWECIKPVAGGLRTKWDQNVKDFEVIEAISDTVSICRTTTPSACMRIISPREFVDVVVMKQYEDGTMLSAATNVEHPLCPPQPNFVRGFNYPCGCFCIPVPGEPNRTELLTFFQTDLGGYLPQTVVDSFFPSSISGFYSNLTKAVKALKA, encoded by the exons ATGGACTGCGCGGGGCGCGCTGAGGAGGCGGCCGAACAGCTGCGGCTCTACCGACGGGACCCCGACGGCTGGCGGGGCTGCCGCAGCACG GGTGAGGTGGCGGTGTCCTGGAGACCCTCGGCGGAGTTCGCTGGCAATCT GTACAAGGGAGAGGGCGTCCTGCCCGCCAGCCCGCAGAACGTCTGGGAGTGCATAAAGCCGGTGGCCGGCGGGCTCAGGACCAAGTGGGACCAAAACGTGAAGGACTTCGAGGTCATCGAAGCCATCAGTGAT ACTGTGTCTATATGCAGAACCACAACCCCTTCAGCTTGCATGAGGATTATTTCACCAAGGGAATTTGTGGATGTAGTAGTGATGAAGCAATACGAAGATGGGACCATGCTGTCTGCTG cCACCAATGTGGAACACCCACTGTGTCCTCCTCAACCAAATTTTGTGAGAGGTTTTAATTATCCTTGTGGCTGTTTCTGCATACCTGTTCCAGG GGAGCCAAACAGGACTGAGCTCCTCACTTTCTTCCAGACGGATCTTGGTGGCTATCTTCCCCAGACAGTGGtggattctttttttccatctagCATATCTGGATTTTACAGCAACCTGACCAAAGCTGTTAAGGCATTAAAAGCATGA